Below is a genomic region from Leptospira ryugenii.
TTTAAAGAATGATTCACTTTCCTTTAACTCTAGCATATCCTTCAGTTTTTTACGCATCGCCTTCTTTACAGATAAGCCATACATCTGCTGGACAGATGGGCTAATGTATCTAAATGAGTCTTGGTTTAAATCATATAACCAAATCAAATCGGAGCTATTCTCTGCTAGGAGTCGATACTTTTCCTCACTCTTTACCTGCTCTTTTACAAATCGATCTATACAGACGAGCGCAAAGCTAAAGGTAAGCATAATAGATGTTATATAGAAAATCAAATAGGTAAAATCCTGAATTTTACTTGGACCAAAGGTGATGGCTCGTGGATCTACATCCTCCACAAAGTAATAATACACTCGGAAACTTAAAAACAAACCAGCAACGGCGCAGAAAAAAGCAAAGAAATATAAACTGAAGTTTTCATCTTTTGCATTTTTGATGACCTCCCAAACCGAGAGCAATAACGGAATGGACGCATACATTGATAGAATACTCACTCGAAACTTTTGGTCATAATGGCTAGAGACAAATAGAACCAAAACGATCACTTCAGAAAGAATGAAAAGAATACTTGTCCGGATGTAGGCTTCCTGATGGAAAAATAAACGCAAAATATTATAATAAAAAACGATTGAGGCTAAAATCAGAGCGTTTCCAAAAGAAATGGATATGATATCTGGAATGATTCCTCGCAACACTCCCTGAACAATCCAACCAAGGCACTGAACCAATGTTCCATATGCCCACATTCTAACATAGATCAATCTCCCCAATTGTCCATAGGATGCTACAAAACATCCAATACTCATGAATAGAGAACCCAATGTATTGATAACAATGATTGTTTTTGGATCTAGGTTCATGTATGTATATTCATGGCTCAAATCTAAAGATTAAGCCATTTTTGATGCAAAGGTATAGGTAGAGCTTAAAAAGAATAGTAGAATATTCTTTCCCACTTTCCAAAGGGAAGAAAAGGATTGATTACAAATCTCAATCGTTTATGTAGGAACAGCAGTAGTCGCTTGTTGTTTCTACCTTTAATTGGAATTTTGAATTTTTGGGCACTTCAAAACTGTACTTGCCGTTGATTTGGATCCAGTCCGAGCCTGGCAATTTTACTTGGAGTTTCCCAGATAAAATTTCCATAATTTCTTTTGCCTCTGTACCGAATTCATACTCTCCAGGCAATAAAATTCCTAAAGTTTTCCTTTCGCCCGAAGGGAAGAGGATGGTTCGGCTGGTGACTTTGCCATCATAGTAGACATTGGCTTCTTTAACTATAGTTACATTCTCAAAAGTGCTCATGGTTCCTACCTTTTTGAAAATCCTCCTTATTTTGAAAAGCCAGAAAGTAAGCTCAAAAAATGTTTGCATTTACTTTTTTTTCAGAAAAGGTCTAAAGAAAGAAAATGTCGATAACAGAAAATAAAAAACTTTTAGCTCGAGAAAAATCGATCGAGAAGATTCGAAATTCTGCTATACATCTATTTTCGAAACATGGATTTTCCGCAACTACCATGGAAATGATCGCAAAGCATGCTAAGGTTTCCAAGGGTCTCGCCTACAACTACTTCCGCAGCAAAAATCAGATCTTCGAAATGATCTTAGACCAACACCTAAGCAAACAAGAGGCGATTTACCGCACCATCCCTGAAAACTCTCCACCAGTACAATACCTACAAGAGTTCTTTCAGAAATCTCTTGAATTCATGAAACAAGAAAAGAAGACAATGATTCTGATCTCTGTTTGTCTATATCAACCTTCCTCCGTTGCCCTCTCCAAACGAATGATCGATAATTTTGAGCGGCGACTGGCACCATTTCGCGAATCTCTCAAGAGAAAATTTAAGAGTCTGGGCATACAAGATTTGGAAGCAGAGTTTCTATTTGTAAGGGTATTTTTACATGGTATTTTTTCTTTGGATTGTGCACACCATAGTGAGCTAGGTTATGAAGAGAAGTTAGTCGATCTCTTCTTAAGTCGCTATGGTGCTTGCAAATCACTCGGCATTGGGAATTCGAAGAATTAAGAGGTTTGTCGTAGCGGTTGCCAATAGTTTGCCCTTCTCGGTTTTCATTTCCGCTGTCATGTGAATGGTGGAAAATCCCATAGCTTCAATCGTAGCTTTCACAAGAATCGTCTGTTTGACCTTTACACTACGTATATACTGAATATTCATATCAATTGTCGTCGTTGGCTTTTTGGCAACGAGATAGCTGAGTGGTCCAAATGCATTGTCAAAAGCTGCCGCAATATAACCACCTTGCATAAATCCCATGGGATTTGTTTGGCTCAACTTCACTGGAAAGGCCACCACAATCGATTTGTTTTTCTCATAGGATTCGATACTTGCATCCATATCTGTAAAGGATGGAGGTGGTACTGTAATCTGATAGGGACCAGAGGCGAATCCCGCTCTCATCTCTTGTAAAATTTTGTCTGCCTCTTCTTTGCCATAAATGGTCATACTGATCTCCTTGTATTCTCAGGTTTAATGTGACACATGGTCACATTAAAATTTAGAAGTCACATTGTAAAGAAAATGTTGCCAACGGTTACATTTTTTCTAGTTTCGATTTATGAAGCGAAAAACTTACCATCATGGAGACTTACGATCTGCGCTATTTAAAGCCTGTCATAAGTTATTGGTAAAACGTGAGCCAAACGAAATCACTCTCCGCCTTGTCGCAGATTTAGCTGGAGTCTCTCATTCAGCAATTTACAGGCATTTTAAAGACAAAGAAGAGCTTTTAGAAGTTATGGCGGCCTATGGCTTTCAGAGATTGGCACAGGTCCAGAAACGAGCTTTTGAAAGAGAAAAGAGTCGGACAGAGGGCCTCATTCAACTAGGACTGTCTTATATAAAATTTGCCTGGAAACATCCAAATTACTATAAAATCATGTTTATGACTCGGCGAGACAGCCCCGGAAGTCAATTAAAGATGGCTCAAATAAAATCTTATTCCGTTTTAGTATCCGCTTGTCGGCAAACTCTGAAAGAAAAACAAAAGCAGATAGAACCAAGAGCTTACGCACTTATGTGCTGGTCCATGGTCCATGGATATTCCAATCTTTGCTTAGAAACACAATTCCCTCAAGCAGAGGCACAGGCTTTAAAACAAAAAAACCTTCCCTTTGCTAGGCAAGTCATCCAGAATGCAATTCTACCTTTATAAGATTGATATATGATTTCGTTTTCCAAGGATGAATATCCTGTCCTCGCTGTTCAAGATTTGCTTATAGAATCTTTACTCAAAGATACGATTAGTATTTTAGAATCTCCTCCCGGCTCAGGGAAAACAACGGTTTTGCCCCTAGTGCTTCTCCATTCAGGACTCACTGAAGGGAAAAAGATTTTGATGCTTGAACCAAGGAGGATCGCTACCAAAAACGCAGCCAAAAGACTGAGCCAACTCCATGGAAGTGTATTGGGCGAAACGATAGGCTACCGCATTCGCTGGGAGACAAAGGTATCCCAAAATACTCAGATTGAAATTGTAACAGAAGGAATATTGACAAAGATGTTACTCTCTGATCCAGAATTGAAGGGATATGGATTGATACTCTTTGATGAATTTCATGAACGAAATATAGATACAGACCTTGGTCTTGCTCTTATCCGTAGTTGCCAAAAGCTTTTTCGTCCTGATCTCAAAATTCTTTTGATGTCGGCAACTATTGGAAACTTCTCACTTCATAAATGGGGCATCCAAAACAAACCAATCCAAACCCAAGGAAAAGTTTATCCCGTCCAAATCGAATACTTGGGAAGTTCTGGGAAGAGAATCCACCAGAGAATAACAGACGTTTTACCTACGATTCTATCCAAGACAGAGGGAGATGTGCTTGTCTTTCTCTCGGGGAAAAGGGAAATCTTTGATACAGAGTCAGCCCTTCAATTTGTTGCCATACCAAATATCCAAATTCACACATTGTATGGAGATCTCTCCTTTGCTGAGCAGGAAAAGGTATTCCAAAAGGCAAAGTCTGGCTATCGAAAGGTGATCCTTGCTACAAACATTGCGGAGTCTTCCCTTACGATCCCAGGGGTGAGAGTAGTTTTGGATTCAGGTTATCATAAAAAAGTCAGTTTCGATGCCAAAACAGGACTCCATCGTTTGCAAAAAAAACGCATTAGCATCTCCTCCGCAACACAAAGGGCTGGTCGTGCCGCAAGAGAGGCTCCTGGGAATTGCTATCGATTTTGGTCTTTGGAGGAAGAAAGAGATTTCTCAGAGGCAGATGTACCTGACATTGTCCAGGCGGATCTATCCCAACTCCTTCTCTTTTGTAAAGCATGGGGTGAAGATCTAGAAAATTTACCCTTTTTAGACCCACCCAATCGTTCTCATATCTGGGAAGCAAAGGAACTTCTAACCAACTTACAGTGTTTAGATGAAAAGGGAAATCTCACATACTTAGGAAAACTTTGTGTAGCAGTTCCTCTTCCTATCCGTCTTGCCGTACTTTGCGTAAAACTAGCAGAATTAGGCCAAAAACAGATGGGGATCGAGATAGCCCTTCTCTTCGAAGCCCAAGGATTGTTTGAAGAAGTAGACAAAGACTTCACAAAACTATGGGAAAACCGAGAGAAAATTTTAGGCAATCTATCCCATGCAAAAACAATGTTCCAAAAACTCGAATCACTCCTCCCAGCTGCCAATCCTACTGCCGAAAAAAAGGCAATCCGTCTCTCGGGATGTATGAGCTTTGCCTATCCAGATCGAATCGGAAAGTTAAGAGAGCCTTCAGACAAAAGGTATAAACTAGCCAACGGCCAAGGCGCCATCTGGACAAATGAGGAGTCCACTCCTCCTAAATGGATCATTGTCATGGATGGTAAACAAGGGGACCAAGATATAGAGATCAAATATTGGATTGCCATTTCCGAAGAGGAGGTCTTTACCCTACACCCAAATCGGATTCTGGAAGAGGCGGTATGTATTTTGGAAGAAAAACCAGATCCCATCCTTAAATGCGTACTCCAAAAAAAATGGGGACAGATCGTACTTTCAGAAACAAATCTAAGTCTAGAAAAATCTCAAGATTCCCTAACGAAGCTCCAATCTTTTTTTGAAAAGTATGGTTACAGAAATTTTTTAGCTTCAAAGGCGGGAGGCCAAACATTCCTGAATCGTGTCGAAATTTTATGCACCTATGGTTATATAGAATCAGATTTCACCGAAGAAGTGTTAGCTTCAAAAGCTTCCGAATGGCTTCTCCCGCTTTTTGACTTTCAAAAAACAAATTGCAAATTGTTAGACTGTGAGCCATTAGAACACTTGGAATTGCTACTAAGTTACTCCGAACGAATGCTGTTGGAGAAAGAGGTCCCTCGTTATTGGATCGCACCCACAAACTCGAAACTTCTCATTGACTATTCAAATCCCAAACAGCCAAAAATTTCTGTCAAATTACAAGAGTTATTCGGCTTAAGGGAAACGCCAAGCATTGCTGGGGGTAGATTGAAATTGAGCCTCCACTTATTGTCACCTGGTGGAAAGCCTGTCCAAGTCACGAGTGATTTAGAAAGTTTCTGGAACCATACCTACTTTGATGTGAAAAAAGAACTGAAAGGTAGATACCCAAAACACCCTTGGCCCGATGAACCGTGGCAAGCCTTGCCAACGAAAGGTACAAAGAAACAAAATTTAAGCTAATCGTTCGTAGGAAGAAACCCAGCCTTTTGCATTCACAAAAAATTTATGGTGACATTTTGGACAAGAATGGTCTCCCACATTTCTGACTAAGAGTCCTTGTCCACAATTCGGACAATGGATGGCTCGCTCTGCGCTGTTCCTGGTGAGGGACGTTGGCTCCTTTCGATTCCCTGAGGAAGGTTTGGCCAAGGCTTGTTCCTCGAGGTATGCCCTTGCCAAGGATGAATTGGGGAAACTTGGGAAAAGGCCTAGGAGGTGCAAACTCTGGAGGGAGGGCTCCAAATGCTTTGGAAAGGCTGCTAAGGCCAAGAGGCAAGATCGCTCTTTGAGTTTTGTTGCGATCTTTTTCAAAAACTCGGCTCCAACTTCATCTAGGTCATCTAATTCAGAACCATCCACACAGAAAACGGTGGGAACCTGGCTCATTTCTTTGATTTTTAGGTACAATTCTGAGCCCAATTCTGCAGAAAGGCTACCTGCGATGTAGATGAGATGAGAGTTCAAGTAATCTTTTTCCTCTTTTCTTGATCTTCGGTATGGATTCTGTATTTACAAGGAATTTTGCAGTTTTTAATCTAAATACCAGTATGAATTCGATCCCGCGCAGATACTGGGTCTTACCCGTTGACATGGTCTTTATGACTTTGTCCTATTTTTTAGCACATGTGGTGCGCTTCGAAAACCTGAGTTTTTTGGAAAATAAAAGAGTATTTCTGATTTGTCTAGGTATTGTTCTCATAACAAGAACATTAGTCTTTCTCTTTTCTGGAATCTACCGCTCATTATGGTCTTATGCTTCTATCCATGATCTATTAGAAATTATCAAGGCAACT
It encodes:
- a CDS encoding pyrimidine/purine nucleoside phosphorylase, with product MSTFENVTIVKEANVYYDGKVTSRTILFPSGERKTLGILLPGEYEFGTEAKEIMEILSGKLQVKLPGSDWIQINGKYSFEVPKNSKFQLKVETTSDYCCSYIND
- a CDS encoding TetR/AcrR family transcriptional regulator, coding for MSITENKKLLAREKSIEKIRNSAIHLFSKHGFSATTMEMIAKHAKVSKGLAYNYFRSKNQIFEMILDQHLSKQEAIYRTIPENSPPVQYLQEFFQKSLEFMKQEKKTMILISVCLYQPSSVALSKRMIDNFERRLAPFRESLKRKFKSLGIQDLEAEFLFVRVFLHGIFSLDCAHHSELGYEEKLVDLFLSRYGACKSLGIGNSKN
- a CDS encoding PaaI family thioesterase; its protein translation is MTIYGKEEADKILQEMRAGFASGPYQITVPPPSFTDMDASIESYEKNKSIVVAFPVKLSQTNPMGFMQGGYIAAAFDNAFGPLSYLVAKKPTTTIDMNIQYIRSVKVKQTILVKATIEAMGFSTIHMTAEMKTEKGKLLATATTNLLILRIPNAE
- a CDS encoding TetR/AcrR family transcriptional regulator, with amino-acid sequence MKRKTYHHGDLRSALFKACHKLLVKREPNEITLRLVADLAGVSHSAIYRHFKDKEELLEVMAAYGFQRLAQVQKRAFEREKSRTEGLIQLGLSYIKFAWKHPNYYKIMFMTRRDSPGSQLKMAQIKSYSVLVSACRQTLKEKQKQIEPRAYALMCWSMVHGYSNLCLETQFPQAEAQALKQKNLPFARQVIQNAILPL
- the hrpB gene encoding ATP-dependent helicase HrpB, whose product is MISFSKDEYPVLAVQDLLIESLLKDTISILESPPGSGKTTVLPLVLLHSGLTEGKKILMLEPRRIATKNAAKRLSQLHGSVLGETIGYRIRWETKVSQNTQIEIVTEGILTKMLLSDPELKGYGLILFDEFHERNIDTDLGLALIRSCQKLFRPDLKILLMSATIGNFSLHKWGIQNKPIQTQGKVYPVQIEYLGSSGKRIHQRITDVLPTILSKTEGDVLVFLSGKREIFDTESALQFVAIPNIQIHTLYGDLSFAEQEKVFQKAKSGYRKVILATNIAESSLTIPGVRVVLDSGYHKKVSFDAKTGLHRLQKKRISISSATQRAGRAAREAPGNCYRFWSLEEERDFSEADVPDIVQADLSQLLLFCKAWGEDLENLPFLDPPNRSHIWEAKELLTNLQCLDEKGNLTYLGKLCVAVPLPIRLAVLCVKLAELGQKQMGIEIALLFEAQGLFEEVDKDFTKLWENREKILGNLSHAKTMFQKLESLLPAANPTAEKKAIRLSGCMSFAYPDRIGKLREPSDKRYKLANGQGAIWTNEESTPPKWIIVMDGKQGDQDIEIKYWIAISEEEVFTLHPNRILEEAVCILEEKPDPILKCVLQKKWGQIVLSETNLSLEKSQDSLTKLQSFFEKYGYRNFLASKAGGQTFLNRVEILCTYGYIESDFTEEVLASKASEWLLPLFDFQKTNCKLLDCEPLEHLELLLSYSERMLLEKEVPRYWIAPTNSKLLIDYSNPKQPKISVKLQELFGLRETPSIAGGRLKLSLHLLSPGGKPVQVTSDLESFWNHTYFDVKKELKGRYPKHPWPDEPWQALPTKGTKKQNLS
- a CDS encoding protein NinF — translated: MNSHLIYIAGSLSAELGSELYLKIKEMSQVPTVFCVDGSELDDLDEVGAEFLKKIATKLKERSCLLALAAFPKHLEPSLQSLHLLGLFPSFPNSSLARAYLEEQALAKPSSGNRKEPTSLTRNSAERAIHCPNCGQGLLVRNVGDHSCPKCHHKFFVNAKGWVSSYERLA